A window of Geotrypetes seraphini chromosome 16, aGeoSer1.1, whole genome shotgun sequence genomic DNA:
CTTATATCACGCTGTGTTAGTGGttgcgtcagagcttttaccaccatagCCTGAGATAAAAACCTTATCGCaggttgataaaagggggccttagtctAAAAACTTGTGAGAAACTTTTCCTCAACTGTACGTTTTAAACACAATCACTTTTCATCTCAGATTCTATTTTTGATttgtttacataatttatttataatGTACCTGTCAGCAGCAGttgtacatttttttaaaccctagtAAACATAGAATTGAAGAGTATTTTCTTTTAATAAATCTGTTTATTTCAAGATATTATGTCTATTTGCTAGATTAAAGAACCACATGGTAAATAAAAAATAGCAAAAGAGAAAccatatttttgaaaaaagtatGGCAGAGATAAGCAATACTTCTCAACTAAGATGTCTTCCATGTTTTAGGTATTTATTCAAGTCACATTTCTGCTTCTTAGTTTCTTAATGGCTGATTTTACTTCCTTGTTTCTCAAAGTGTAGATAATGGGGTTTAACATGGGAGGAGCCATGCTATTAAACACCCCAAAAGCTCCATCCATTGACTGGACAGTTTGAGGTCTTGCGTAGATAACTGAAACGGGTCCAAGTAACAAGATGACCACAGTGATGTGGGACACGCAAGTGGAGAAGGTCCTTCGCCTCCCTTCTGCAGTGCTAATCTTCAGAATGGCCAAAATGATGTGTCCATAAGAGACCAAGATCAGAAGGAAGCAGGTTATACATACAATTCCAATGTCAATCGTTATCACAACTTCATTGAGGTAGGTGCTGGAGCAAGCCAGCTTCAAGATAGGAGGAATGTCACAGAAGAAATATTGAATTAGGTTGGACCTACAATAGGGCAACCTGAAAGTTAGGATAGTGTGTATCAAGGAATGGATGAAGCCAGTCAGCCATGTTCCTGCAGCCATCTGAAGACAGAACCTCTTATTCATAATCTTAGTGTAATGCAAAGGGTGACATATTGCAGCGTAACGATCATATGCCATGACTGTGTAAAGATAACACTCTGTACTTGCCAAGAAATGGTAAAAATACAGTTGGGCGACACACCCTGAGAAGGAAATGACTTTTCTCTCTTCCAGCAAATTAGCTGCCATCTTGGGGACAGTGACAGAAGACAGCCAGATATCAATTAGAGCTAAATTAAAGAGGAAAAAGTACATGGGCGTATGAAGCTGAGGATCCCTCCAAATTATTATCAAGATCAGGAGGTTCCACACCACGGTGCACATATAGATGGATGAAAACAATACGAACAGAGGGATTGCGAACTCTTTGGCATGAGGCAGTCCCAAAAGAATAAATTCCTTCACATTTGTGTAATTCCCTTCTCCAT
This region includes:
- the LOC117350413 gene encoding olfactory receptor 10G4-like, with protein sequence MQLKLDTDSYAMLSNYGEGNYTNVKEFILLGLPHAKEFAIPLFVLFSSIYMCTVVWNLLILIIIWRDPQLHTPMYFFLFNLALIDIWLSSVTVPKMAANLLEERKVISFSGCVAQLYFYHFLASTECYLYTVMAYDRYAAICHPLHYTKIMNKRFCLQMAAGTWLTGFIHSLIHTILTFRLPYCRSNLIQYFFCDIPPILKLACSSTYLNEVVITIDIGIVCITCFLLILVSYGHIILAILKISTAEGRRRTFSTCVSHITVVILLLGPVSVIYARPQTVQSMDGAFGVFNSMAPPMLNPIIYTLRNKEVKSAIKKLRSRNVT